TCAGTTTACTGACTAATAAAGCCAGTTAATACTGCTTTGCTTATTTTTAAAAGCCTAAGCTACAATTTTTCGAGAACCATTTTCTCCTATTTTCCTGCTATTATGCAGAACTCATTTTTCTCCTTACCAAATATATTACAAAATAACAAAACACCAATAGTGTTGATATGTCAAATATAAAAATAAATTAAGGGGTTAATTATAACTAAACAAATTAGATGAGAATAAAATTAATGTAATTATTATAGCAAAAGAGATATCTATATCAGCGATGATGAGCATTAATTGATTCAATTATTATTAGGTTTAGCGTGAAATATGTGACGAGAGATGATTTATGCAAATCAAATAGCAATTTCCATAATATCCTCCTTTTCTGATCATGATCAGATTTCATGTTTGATCATTTCTTTTCTGATCTGCTTTTAGGGTATTATAGGGGGCGAGATGCTGTGCTGGAGTTTATGGCATTTTATGTGGAAAATGTGAACCACAGCGAACTCGTTTTAAAAAAAAGGTTGATATTATTATTGATAAATATAAAATGTATATTAATAAATTTTGATAATGGAGACTTATGCATAACTACAAAATAAAATACATCGATGATTTCTCTGCCAGCCAGCGTCAGGCGATTGAGGAAGTGGTTGAGCGGGAGATGGGATTGCTTTTGGGGTATTATGAAGAGAGGGATATTGTGCTGGAGTTTATGACATTTTATATGGAGAATGAGTATTTACGGTTTAGTGCTGCTGCTGATGAGCCTCGGAGGATGTGGTTTAAGGTTAATACTTATCAAGAGGATATGGAGGGATTGATTCGGGAGCATCTGCCGGAGTGTCTGGCACATGAATTTCATCACATGGTCAGGTGGAATTTTATTAAGGAATTTCATCTGGCGGAACTGATGATCATGGAAGGTCTGGCAATGCATTTTGCCATTGAAGTTAAGGGGACTGCTGTGCCGCAATATGTACATTCGGTTACGGATGAGCTTATTGAGAAGCTTATGCCGCTTATCAAGCGTGATCTGTTTAATGAAAATTTTGAGCACCGCATCTGGCAGAAGGGTAGTGAGTCAGAAGGTATTCCAGCCAGTTTTGCTTATAGTTATGGGTTTAAACTGGTGGATGAGTATTTATCCAGGCATCCGGGAGTGAAAGCTTCGGATTGCTTTGGGACTGATTGCCGGGAGTTTTATATGGAGTACATCGAGAACGTCGATGTGTCGAGCAGGTAAGTGAGAGTGTTTTTTTTTTGCGGCTGACACCGCACACAGTGACATTATCACTGTACTCCAAAATTATCACTGTACTCCAAAATTATCACTGTACTCCGAAAGTGGTTTTTATATGGAGTACATCGAGAACGTCGATGTGTCGAGCTGATAAGTGAGAGAATGTTTTTTTTGCGGCTGACACCGCACACAGTGACATTATCACTGTACTCCAAAACTCTCACTGTACTCCGAAACTCTCACTGTATTCCGAAAGTGGTTTATATTACGTAAGGAGAATTCATGAGTGGTATCAAATTTTATGAGCATAATCCACCACATCTTTACTGTGAGGGAGGAAAATATTTTATAACAGGGGCAACCTATAAACATCACAATTACTTTGCAGATGATCAGGCAAAAGAATTACTTCTCTATTCAATAAGAAAGGGATTTTCTGATAAAGGATGGATTTTAGAAGACTGGGTGATACTGGATAACCATTATCACTTAATGGTTGATTCAAGGAATAATAACGAATTCCTTCAATCAATTATGAATTCTATCCATAGATATACAGCTACCTGGATTAACAGGCATGATAATTATCCTGGAAGAAAAGTATGGCATAATTATTGGGATACATTGATCACTTATGAAAGGTCATATTTTGCGAGATTGAATTATCTGTGGTATAATCCGGTGAAACATGGATATTGCAGATATGCTGAAGATTATAAAAATGGGAGTTTTAGAGAAAGGTATTTAGAAGATAAAGTATATATGGAAGATTTGAAGGCTGTTTTTCCCTGGGATGAACTGGAGGTATTTGATTTATAACTGAGTGACTATTTATTTTTGCGGCTTGCACCGCACACAGTGACATTATCACTGTACTCCAAAACTTTCACTGTACTCCGAAACTATCACTGTACTCCGAAAAGAGTTTTATATGGAGTACATCGAGAACGTCGATGTGTCGAGCTGATAAGTGAGAATATATTTCTTTTTGCGGTTGGCACCGCAACACAGTGACATTATCACTGTACTCCGAAACTATTACTCTTTTTATTTTGCTACAATCACAAAAAATCTTGACAGAAATAATGGGGAAAGTCAAATTTTTATATGAATGGATAAATAGCTAATAGGGAGTATATTAACAAGGGGGAATACGAATGAGAACACGAGTAATTTTAATTGTAGCACTTTTATTAACACTAACAGTTTTTCTGTGTGGAGAGCAACAAATTCAAGTGCAAACAGCAACAGAGCAGGTTTTAACCCATCAACGCAGTAATAATCGGGAGATTTTTACAATTTTTGAAGAGGATTTCGAAAACGGAGCAACGGACTGGGCTCATTATGATGAGACGGCACCCACGGACTGGAATGAAGCCTGGCATCTTAGTGGTGTAGGAGCTTATGCGGGCAATTCCTGGTGGATGGGAGATGAGGAACTGGGAGGATATACCAGTCATCGTTATCTGGTGCTTGATACTCCGGTAGTAACCCTTTCCGCAACTCCGGAATTAAATTTAATGTTAATTTTGAATTGTGAAGATGTGGGAGGAGATCCACCTTATGATTCCTGGGATGGAGGCAATGTGCGTATTTCGACAGATGGTGGCATAACCTGGGATGTAATAGAGGGGACTCCGGTTTATAATGGTACGAGTTTTTATTCATTTGGCTATGAATTCAATGAAGGACCGGGCATACCAGGCTGGGGAGGCACGAATTTATTCCACAACTGGACGCCGGCGACTTTTGATCTTTCTGCCTATGCCAATCAGGATGTGAAGATCCGTTTTGCTTTTGCGAGTGATCCGGCTTATGATACCGCTGATGATCCGGGGATGTTTGGTTTTAAAGTAGATAATATTGTGATAGATACTTCTGCGGGTACATTTGAGAGTGATGGAGATGGCGCAGCAGGTGATGCATTGATGGTACCCGGTTATGGTGGAGAGACAGCGGGAGATCTATGGCATGTATATGATGATGTCGGATTACCCAGTCCCACTCATGCCATGGGCTGTTTTGATGCCGGAACTGATACTTATGCACCAGGAATGAGCGATTTTATCGTTTCACCAGAGATACAATTACCAGAGGATGGTGAATTGAGCTGGGATATTGGCTGCATTACAATGCTTGATGAAGGTACTTTCCCTGATTGTGATTATATTCATGTGGAAGTGAGATCACAGATACCGGGCGAGAACTGGTTAGCCTGGACTTCTATTTCCAATCCTTTGAATGATCCGAATGGAACAAATTATGTGTTCACGGGATCAATTGCAGAATGGGATACATTTGTGAATGGCTGGGGAATTCAATATGCTGATATCACAATGCTGGCAGGCAGAATGGTGCAATTCCGTTTTGGACTGCATACAAATATAACCGATGAAGTAGTACCAGGGGGATTCAGACTTGATGATTTTTATATTCAGCAGGAATTTTTCCAGGGACCAGGACCAGAGAATCTGGTAGCAGTAGCAGATGGCGGAAATGTGAATCTAAGCTGGGATCCCATCGTGGAAGGTGGCAGCGAAGGCTGGGTACAATGGGATGATGGAGTGAATGATAATAGCATTGGTTTGACTGATGGTGGCACATTATGGGCAGCAGCACGTTTTGACGAGGGTGATATGATGCCTTATGTAGGTGGAGAGATCACTCAGATGGAAGTGTATATTGCCGAAATGCCAGATGAAATGATATTGCATGTGTGGAGTGGTAATCAGGGTGACGTGGAGCTGATGAGTCAGACTTATGTGCCCACAGCTGATGCCTGGAACACAATTGTTCTGGCAACTCCCGTTCCGATAGAGACTATGACCGAATACTGGATAGGATATGAAGTGACAAATGATGATACGGCACATAGTGCTGGTACAGATATTGGACCCGCAGTTCAAGGCAAAGGTGACTATATTGCAACTGATCCCGGAGCCTGGAACGAGTTATATGTCTATGATCTTGATTATAACTGGAATATTCATGCCTATATAGAAGCAGAAGGTAGAACATTGCCATTATTTGCCGGTAATACACGTGATCGAGAGGTTACGGGATATAATATCTGGCGTTCAGATATAAGTGGCGAAGCCTATGAATTTGTAGGTTTTACACCACAGGATGATAACCCGATGTATGTTGATGATACGGCAATTGCAGGAGCCTGGAATTATTATGTGGTAACAGCGCTCTATGATGGCGTGGATGGAGAATATAGTAATGAGGCATCCATATTTGTGATGAGCAATGACATGCTGGAACTGGGATATGATGATGGCAGTGCCGAAGCTGGCATTAATGTGGGTGTTGCCCAGTATATGGGTGTCAAATTCGAACCTGATTTCAGTTATGGTGAATGCACCCTAACTCTCGTAAAATTTTATGTGGAAACAGCCAATACTGGACAATATGTGTTCCGTATCTATGATGATGATGGTGCTGGAGGCATGCCAGGAGCATCTAATTTGGTTCAGTTCATAGTTAATGGTGGAGATATGAATACTGGCTGGAATATGGTTGAGATCCCGGAAGCTAGTTTACCGGCTGTAACATTTACAGAAGGTGCCTACTGGGTCACAATATTTGAGATGGCAAATGCACCTGCTATGGGAAAAGACACAGGCAGCGTGGAAGGACAAAGCTATATAACAGCAAATGGTAACTGGGAAGCAGTTGCTGATGGTAACTTGATGATCAGGTCATATCTTTATTATCCAGCAGGGCTGGGCACTTATGGTGATGTGGACAGTAATGGTGTGATAGATGCTTATGATGCTTCACTGGTTTTGATGCGTGCCGTGATGATGCCGACTCCAGTTGATCCATTCCCGGATGAATTGGGAGATGTGGATGGAAATGGCTTTGTGGAAGCTTATGATGCTGCACTTATCCTGCAGTACGTAGTTGGTATAATCGATATATTCCCGGTTGAAACGCGTATCAATGATATACCTTCAGTAGAGCTTGATTATTACATTGATGGAGAAGATCTGGTTATCACCGCAAGTGGTGAGTTATATTCTGCCAGTCTGGAATTTCCATTTAAATTGGAAGCAGAGAAACTGCAGATCAATGATCAATTTATTTCCGCTGTCTGGGGCAACAAAGTTGCTATAGCATCAGCATATCCGGTAAGCGGAGAAATATTGCGAATTCCTGTGGAAAACATAGTAGAACAGCAAATATTCACATCAGCAAACAGTATCAGGGGTGACTTGATGATCACTGAACCCGTTGTCAGCAGTGGGATCAGATCAATCTATCCTAACCCCTTTAATCCGGAAACCACTATTGGTTATAATCTGGGAGATGAAGGGACTGTGAAGATTGATGTTTATAACTGCAAGGGACAGAAAGTGGAAACTCTGCTTGATGCAAGACAGGAAGCTGGAGAACATTCAGTTGTGTGGTCTGCAGGAAGTAGAGCAAGTGGAATTTATTTTGTTCGGTTGAATGTTAATGGTCAAACTGAACAAAGGAAAATACTGTTGATCAAGTAAAAAACATATTGAGTTAAGATGCGAATGTAGATTGACTTAAGATTTTTCAGGGTGGTAGCAGCAATGCCCGTCCTCAAGTCAATCCACTGGGTACAGTGTCTTAACTCGATAACTTAGCTGGAGAATTTTGTTAATATTGTGAACCGGGTAAAATAAATTTTATCCGGTTCTTTTTTTAATGAGTTCAGTAATAGAAGAACAATTTGAGGGTGATAATTAACAAGAAAAAAAGCAGTAAAATATAGTTGTAATAAAGTACCTAAAATTTACTTAAATAAATAATGTAGAGAATCAGGAAAATATATTGACAGATTTGCTAAAATTATATGATTTTCACATAAGAGAAATTTTTGGGAGAAAATCGAAATTATAATAAAATAAAGCGAGGAGCTTAATATGAAAAAAATCCTGACAATGATTGTTGTTATGTTTATTTTTTGTGGTTTACTTTCTGGTGTTGCACCAGAATGGGAGCCAATCACAGGTGCTCAGTATAATATGGTATTATTTAATACTGTAACGATTGACGAAGTGAATTTCACAAATGAAGATGGAAATATGCTGGCAGCTTTTGGACCGGGTGGGGAAGAAGACTGCCGTGCTGTAGCAAGTTTTTTTGCAGGACCGGATGTCTGGAATATGACCATCGTTTCTAATCTGACAGGCGGTGAGGATATCAGCTTCAAAATTTATTCAGCAGTTTTTGATTGGGTGTTTGATTGTGAAGAAAGCATTCCATTTGAGGTGGATACAACTATCGGTAGTTTAACTGAGCCATATCTTTTGACAGCAACTAATGAATTTAATCATCAGCCGGAAATAGTTTTACCAGATGTGATTGTTGGCAATGAAGATATGGAGATATTAAGAGACTTTAGTGACTATGTATCTGATGAGGATGAAGAAGATGAATTGATATTATCATGTGAGGGCAGTGAACATCTAACAGTGGGAATCACCGGGATGCTGGTGAGTATATCACCAGAGGCAAACTGGAATGGAACTGAATCATTAACGTTTACGGTGGATGATCAAATGGGTGGTGAAGCAGTAGATTATGTGGGTGTAGTAATATTTCCAGTTAATGATCCTCCAGAGATTGATCTGCCTCCATTAGTAGGTTTTAATGAAGATGAAGGATATGAGCTTGATATCAGTGAGATGATCTGGGATGTGGATGGTGATGAGCTGAATATTCTGGCAACAGGAGATAATGTCAGTGTCGATATTCTTGATGGTATAGCCACTTT
The genomic region above belongs to Candidatus Stygibacter australis and contains:
- a CDS encoding transposase → MSGIKFYEHNPPHLYCEGGKYFITGATYKHHNYFADDQAKELLLYSIRKGFSDKGWILEDWVILDNHYHLMVDSRNNNEFLQSIMNSIHRYTATWINRHDNYPGRKVWHNYWDTLITYERSYFARLNYLWYNPVKHGYCRYAEDYKNGSFRERYLEDKVYMEDLKAVFPWDELEVFDL
- a CDS encoding DUF2268 domain-containing putative Zn-dependent protease (predicted Zn-dependent protease with a strongly conserved HExxH motif), producing the protein MHNYKIKYIDDFSASQRQAIEEVVEREMGLLLGYYEERDIVLEFMTFYMENEYLRFSAAADEPRRMWFKVNTYQEDMEGLIREHLPECLAHEFHHMVRWNFIKEFHLAELMIMEGLAMHFAIEVKGTAVPQYVHSVTDELIEKLMPLIKRDLFNENFEHRIWQKGSESEGIPASFAYSYGFKLVDEYLSRHPGVKASDCFGTDCREFYMEYIENVDVSSR
- a CDS encoding T9SS type A sorting domain-containing protein, with amino-acid sequence MRTRVILIVALLLTLTVFLCGEQQIQVQTATEQVLTHQRSNNREIFTIFEEDFENGATDWAHYDETAPTDWNEAWHLSGVGAYAGNSWWMGDEELGGYTSHRYLVLDTPVVTLSATPELNLMLILNCEDVGGDPPYDSWDGGNVRISTDGGITWDVIEGTPVYNGTSFYSFGYEFNEGPGIPGWGGTNLFHNWTPATFDLSAYANQDVKIRFAFASDPAYDTADDPGMFGFKVDNIVIDTSAGTFESDGDGAAGDALMVPGYGGETAGDLWHVYDDVGLPSPTHAMGCFDAGTDTYAPGMSDFIVSPEIQLPEDGELSWDIGCITMLDEGTFPDCDYIHVEVRSQIPGENWLAWTSISNPLNDPNGTNYVFTGSIAEWDTFVNGWGIQYADITMLAGRMVQFRFGLHTNITDEVVPGGFRLDDFYIQQEFFQGPGPENLVAVADGGNVNLSWDPIVEGGSEGWVQWDDGVNDNSIGLTDGGTLWAAARFDEGDMMPYVGGEITQMEVYIAEMPDEMILHVWSGNQGDVELMSQTYVPTADAWNTIVLATPVPIETMTEYWIGYEVTNDDTAHSAGTDIGPAVQGKGDYIATDPGAWNELYVYDLDYNWNIHAYIEAEGRTLPLFAGNTRDREVTGYNIWRSDISGEAYEFVGFTPQDDNPMYVDDTAIAGAWNYYVVTALYDGVDGEYSNEASIFVMSNDMLELGYDDGSAEAGINVGVAQYMGVKFEPDFSYGECTLTLVKFYVETANTGQYVFRIYDDDGAGGMPGASNLVQFIVNGGDMNTGWNMVEIPEASLPAVTFTEGAYWVTIFEMANAPAMGKDTGSVEGQSYITANGNWEAVADGNLMIRSYLYYPAGLGTYGDVDSNGVIDAYDASLVLMRAVMMPTPVDPFPDELGDVDGNGFVEAYDAALILQYVVGIIDIFPVETRINDIPSVELDYYIDGEDLVITASGELYSASLEFPFKLEAEKLQINDQFISAVWGNKVAIASAYPVSGEILRIPVENIVEQQIFTSANSIRGDLMITEPVVSSGIRSIYPNPFNPETTIGYNLGDEGTVKIDVYNCKGQKVETLLDARQEAGEHSVVWSAGSRASGIYFVRLNVNGQTEQRKILLIK